Part of the Chitinophaga parva genome is shown below.
TGGAACAAAATACAAAAAGCCGGCAGAAGAAATTTCCCAATAGCAACTTCAATGTTCCGGGGAAATGAAAAGCCCGGGCGCAATGCGATGATGCGCCCGGGCTTTTCCACCAGTGATCCGCCGGGACCTGGCCTTATAAGTTCTCCTGCAGTTGGAAATTATTTCGTTTTGGTATAGCCCCATCCTGTCAACCACTGGATCACCTTGGCCTTATAATCGCCCTGGATCAGGATCTGGCCATCTTTTACACTGCCGCCGGTGCCGCATTTTGTCTTGAGCGCTTTACCCAGCTTTTCCAGGTCGTCCGGTGTGCCAATGAAGCCATCAATGAGGGTTACCGTTTTGCCGCCCCGTTGTTTGTTGTCCAGTTTTACACGGAGTTGCTGCTGGGCCGGCGGCAGGGTATCCTGTATTTCAGGTTCCTCGTGCTGGGGCTTGAAATCAGGGTTGGTGGAGAATACGATACCGTTTGTAGTGCGTTTGTTCTTGGACATGGGAAATACGTTTTGAAGCATGAATTATTCAGCCACGATCACCTGCAGGGCACCGGGTTCCAGGCGGAAGGTAACCTGCTGGTCATTGCTCAGGGGCACGGCGTCTCCATCCACCTGCAGGCATTCCAGTTGTTCGCTGTTGATGGTAACGGTGCGGCCGGTGTAGTGCTGCATGAAATCAGTTTTCTCCAGGTTGCCCATCAGGGAGTGGAAACTGAGTGGCGCCAACTGCCAGAAGGAGATGGGGCGCACTAGGCAAAGGTCGAACTGGCCGTCAAATACGGTGGCATCCGCGGCCAGCTTAAATTCAAAACCAAACTGGTTGCTGTTGGCAATCGTGAGCAGGAACGCGGGCTCCTCGATCGTTTTGCCGTCTATTTCTATATGGTAAGGAAGGTAGCGGTAATTCCTGAAACTTTTGATCACCTGGCTGGCGTAGCCATACAGGCCGCGGTGCTTGGTATGGCGGAATTCTTCCGCCACTTTGGCGTCAAAACCAAGACCGGCATTGCTGAGGAAAAGGTGCTCGTTGGCAAAGCCCACGTCCATGGGGCGGGGCCTGCCGGTTACGATCAGTTCCATGGCCTTGTCTATGTTCAGCGGTATTTTCAGGGCACGGGCCAGGCCATTGCCGCTGCCCAGGGGAATGATGCCCAGGGCGGTTTTGCTGCCCCGCAGGCCACGGGCTATTTCGTTAATAGAGCCATCGCCGCCCACGGCCACTACAATATCAAAGTGGCGGGTCACTGCATCTTTGGCAAGGTCTTCCCCATGGCCCATGTAAGCCAGGTACACCGTTTCTACGTGGAAGGCATTTTCCGGGAAGTGGCGGGCTATGTGGGCGTCCAACAGCTTTTGACGGTTGGTGCCGGCTTTCCGGTTAATGATGATGAGGATCTTCTTCAAGGTAATTGCATTCAGGTATATAATGGATGCCGCATTGTTACATCGCTTTCAGGCTCAGGTCCAGGCTCACCGCATGATGGATGATGGCGCCCGCTGAGATGTAATCTACGCCGGTTTGGGCATAGGTCACAATATTTTCCAGGGTAATACCGCCGGAAGCCTCCGTTTCCGCCTGTCCTTTTATGAGCTGCAGGGCTTCGCGGAGCTGGTCTGGCGTATAATTGTCCAGCATGATGCGGTCTACCTTGCCGGTGGCCAGGCATTGTTTCACATCTTCCAGGGTGCGCGTTTCCACTTCAATTTTCAGGTCCAGGTGGTGCGCCTGCAGGTATTCCACGGTACGGGCCACGGCCTGGGGGATGCCACCGGCAAAGTCCACGTGGTTATCCTTGAGCATGATCATATCGTACAGGCCCATGCGGTGGTTGGTACCGCCACCTATACGCACGGCTTCCTTTTCCAGGAGGCGGAAATTGGGCGTGGTCTTGCGGGTGTCCAGGATGCGGGTATGATAAGGCTTTAATACTTGTACATATTGATGGGTGAGGGTGGCAATGCCGCTCATTCGCTGCATACAATTGAGCACCAGGCGTTCTCCGGTGAGCAGTGTGTGCACGCTGGCTTCAATGGTGAAGGCTACCTCGCCCTTTTGCATGGTGTCCCCGTCTTTTTTGAGGGGCGTGAAAATGGCCGAAGCGTCCAGGTGCCTGAAAATGGCTTCCGCCACTTCCATGCCGGCCAGGATGCCGTCTTCCTTGATCTTGAGCTGGGCCTTGCCCCGGGCGCTGGCCGGTATGCAGGCCAGGGTGGAATGGTCGCCGCTGCCAATATCTTCTGCCAGGGCGCTGGTAATGAATGCCGAAAGAGCCGTTGGGTCTAATGCCATAATGATGTGTTTAAAACAGGACGTTCTTACTTCCGGAGCAAAATTACACTTTGTGGGATTAATCCCCTTGTTTGACTTCCGGCCTCCCGCTCCCTTTTCAATGCGGAGCCCCGGGGCAGGGAAATCAACGGCGCTGCACAAGGTTGCCCCGCGGCGGCGGGGCTCCAGGGGGTGGGCTGTTGGCCAGGATATGCCGGATAAAGGAGTCCCGCGCGGTGGCAGCCCCCAGGGGTTGGGGCTGTTTGCCGGATATGCCGGATAAAAAAGCCCCGCGGCGGCGGGGCTATCCAGGTTTTCAAATGATTTATGTCTACAAGGTATGGTTACTTGGTCTCAAAGCGCAGCTCGTTTAATACCATGCTGGCTCCTTTTTTCTGGAGCAGGAAGTAAGTACGGTAAGTGCCGCCGGCTGTGCTCATGTTCCCGATACCAAAACGGGAGCCGCCGCCGCCTTCACCCTGGTGCACGATCTCGAAGGATTTTACCTGGTTTTTGGCAAAAAAATCTTTCAATATCACTTCTGCCTGGGTTTTGCTGTAAGAATTAGACTTACCGGAAATGTTGATCTCTATGGTGTTATCCATGTAAGGGGTCAGGCCACTTACGCTACCCGCCTTGATAGCGCTCACCACTTGTTCAAACGGGCCAGCGGCCTCACTTACAACTACTTCAGTGGTGGGTTTTGGATGTGCGGACACCGTAAATGCAGTGAACACAAGTACTGCACCCAGCGCCCCCAGCACATACATTAAATTTTTCATCATGTTGTATTTTAATGGCATCATATGCCTTTAATCTCTAATGTTCCAAAACTATGCCAAAAAGCGAGGTCTGGCGCGGCTTTACGCGGATCGCTAGTTTTGAGGCGCTAATTTATAAAAAGGGTTTGAAATATATAAAAATCAGGTATTTTTTATCTTTTTTCAGCACAGATGCGTCTGCCCGCTCAGCGCTTAGCCCGCCGCGATTTCTCTTTTTAAGCCCAATGCTTCTATTATCTTTGTGACCGAATTTTTAAAAACAGAAACCGGATGGAAAAGAATAAAGCCATTTTGATCATCATGGATGGTTGGGCGCAGGGTAAAGTAGCCGCCGCCGACGCTGTGGCCGCTGCCAATACCCCTTTCGTAGACAGCTTGTACAAACAATACCCGCACACCACCCTGGTAACCTGGGGTGAGGAAGTAGGCCTGCCCGAGGGGCAAATGGGCAACTCCGAAGTAGGTCACCTCAACATTGGCGCGGGCCGCATTGTATACCAGGAACTGCAGCGCATCAACGTAGCCATCCGTGAAGGAGAACTGGCCCAGAACCCGGTATTGCAGGAAACTTTCCAGTACGCCAAATCCAACGGTAAAGCCCTCCACCTCATGGGCCTGGTGAGCGATGGCGGTGTACACTCCCACCTCAGCCACCTGAAAGCCCTGGTGAATATTGCCAAAGAAATGGGTATCACTAAGTTATACATTCACGCCTTCACAGACGGCCGCGATACCGACCCCAAAAGCGGCCTGGGCTATCTCACAGACCTGCAGCAGCACCTGGACGCAAACGGGGGCAAGATTGCCAGCGTAACCGGCCGCTACTACGCCATGGACCGCGACAAGCGCTGGGAACGGGTGAAACTGGCCTACGATGCGCTCACCAAGGGCATTGGCACTAAAGCTGCAGATGCTGTGGCTGCCGTGAAGGCTAGCTACGCGGCAGACGTGACGGATGAATTCATCAAACCCATTATCATCACCGGTGCAGACGGCGCGCCCGTGGCCACCATCCAGGAAGGGGATGCGGTGCTGTGCTTCAACTTCCGCACAGACCGTTGCCGCGAAATCACGCAGGCCCTTACCCAGCAGGACTTCCCGGATTTTGACATGCACACCATTCCCCTGTTCTACACCACCATGACCCAGTATGATAAAACATACAAGGGCGTGCATGTGATCTTTGAGAACGATAACCTGAACAACACCCTGGGTGAAGTGGTAGCGCAGGCGGGCCGCAGCCAGATCCGCATTGCCGAGACCGAGAAATACCCGCACGTATCTTTCTTCTTCAGCGGTGGCCGTGAAAAGGAGTTTGAAGGGGAACGCCGCCTCATGGCCGCATCGCCCAAAGTAGCCACCTACGACCTGCAGCCGGAAATGAGCGCGCATGAAGTAACAGAAAAGATCGTGGCCGAGATCAATGCCGAAAGCGCTGATTTCATTGCCCTTAACTTTGCCAATGCGGACATGGTAGGCCACACCGGTATCTGGGAAGCCGCCATCAAAGCGGTAGAAACCGTAGACGCCTGTGTAAAGGAAGTGGTAACTGCCTCCCTGAACCATGGCTATACCGTGTTCCTGACGGCAGACCATGGCAACGCCGATTTCATGAAAAATGACGACGGCTCCCCCAACACGGCCCACACCCTGAACCCGGTACCCTTCTTCATCATCAACAAGGACTTCCGCGGTGCAGTGAAAGCCGGCAAACTGGGCGACATTGCTCCCACCATCCTGCATTTCATGGGCCTGCCCATTCCGAAGGAAATGACCGGCACCGTGCTCGTTTAACATCAGTAAGTTTATTGTGTCATACGGACAAAAACCGCGGAAGAAAATTTCCGCGGTTTTTTTATGGGGCGTGTAACTTTTGAAGAATAGCCTGCGTTTTAATGGCAGGTTCCCGGCAAAAGGGGGGGAATTTGAGCGGAGGATATGGAAATGCCCCCGGGTACTGCATCTGAGTATTGGTTTTTCACTAGGTTAACATATTGAGTCAATTGGTTTAAACGATTTTTTTAGTGCTCTCGACAGATTTGCTCATGCTTAGATGCGCCGTGTTCACGGCGCATATTTTTTTTCTGCGTACTTTTGAAACATGGACCGTCGTTTTGCCCGCTTGACAGGAATTTCAGGGATCAGCATTGCTTTTTTATTTGCCGCCTGCATGCAGGTAGAAGGCCCATCCGCTGCTGCCAGCGCGCGTTTCCGTGATCTGCCGGCTTACTTTGCGGGAGAGCAGCACCAGCTGAAACAGGCGGGCCTCATTTTTCATAAAGTAGCAGAACAGGACGGGGTGCGGGATTCCCTCATCACCAGTGATACGGCCACCATTGCTCACCTGCTGAAACCCTTTGCCGGCATTGACCTGAACAAGCCTTCCCTGCGCGATCAATACACAATAGATTCCGTGACGGACGAATTCAGCGGGGCGCGCTCCCTGAGCTATACTGCCAAAACGCCGGCCGTAAACCCCCAGCAGGTGCTCCTGGAAACAGACAGCGCCGGCAACATCCAATCAGTGCAACTAAGTTCCCGCACCAGCAATTTATTGTACAAAACATCATCAACGCTGGTGTACCAGCACCTGAAAACAGTGAGTGTTACCACAGACCAGCAAGTGGTGCTACTGGCGCCTACCCACTTGTCTGTGCAGGTACGCATGTACCCAAAATAACAAGGAAATGACAGCAGCGGAGTTTTCAAAAATATCACACACCATCCCGCTACAGCCGGGCATTTACAAGTACTTCGACGAAAATAACGAGATCATTTACGTGGGCAAGGCCAAGAGCCTGCGCAAGCGCGTGAGCTCTTATTTTGTGAAGAACCACGACAGCTTTAAGACCCGCCGGCTGGTAGAGAACATCCACCATATTGAGTTCACCATCGTAAACTCAGAGCAGGATGCATTCCTGCTGGAGAACTCGCTGATCAAGCAGTTCCAGCCGCGGTACAACATTAACCTGAAAGACGATAAGACCTATCCTTACATGGTGATCCGGCATGAGAACTACCCCCGTGTGTTCCTGACCCGCAACGTGATCAAGGATGGCTCTGAATACCTGGGCCCCTTTACTTCCGTGGGCCGTGTACGGGAGCTGCTGGAAGTGATCCGCTACAACATTCCCCTGCGCACCTGTAACCTGCTGCTTACGCCTAATAACATCCAGAAGGGCAAGTTCAAAGTATGCCTGGAATACCACCTGGGCAACTGCAAAGGCCCGTGCGAAGGCCTGCAAACAGAGGAAGACTATAACGAGAACCTGTCGCAGGTAAAGAACATCCTCAAGGGCAATCTCTCACCGGTGGTAAACCTGTTTAAAGAGCAGATGCAGGAATATGCCATGAATATGGAGTTTGAGAAAGCGGAGATCCTGCGCAAGAAGATAGACAGCCTCAATGCCTACCAGGTAAGATCCACCGTGGTCAATACCCGTGTGGGCAACGTAGATGTGTTCACCATTCTCAGTGAAGGCAACGCCGCTTACGTGAACTACCTGCGCGTGCTGAACGGCACCATTTCCGACACCAAAACGGTAACCCTGGAAAAACAGCTGGAGGAAGGGGATGAAGAGGTGCTCACCTATGCCATTGGCTACCTGCGGGATACCTTTAAAAGCCTGGCCCGCGAGATCGTGGTGCCCATGGAAATTGAGTACCCGGAAAGCCAGGTAACGGTAACCGTGCCCAAAGGTGGCGATAAGAAAAAGCTGCTGGAGCTGAGTGAGAAGAATGTGAACTATTTCAAGGACGAGTTATACCGCAAAAAGATCCTCCACCTGGAAGGTAAGAGCGATATGGAGCGCAAGAAAGTGCTTTACCAGTTGCAGGCGGACCTGGAGCTGCCGTTGCTGCCGGAGCACATTGAGTGTTTTGATAACTCCAACTTCCAGGGCAGCTACCCGGTGTCAGCCTGCGTGGTGTTTAAAGACGGGGTGGCCTCCAAGAAGGACTACCGGCATTTCAATATTAAAACGGTGGTAGGCATCAACGACTTTGCGTCTATGAAGGAAGTAGTACACCGCCGCTACAGCCGCCTGCTGGCGGAGCAGCAACCCCTGCCTCAGCTGGTGATCATTGATGGTGGTAAAGGTCAGCTGGGCGCCGCCATGGAGAGCATCCGCGCCCTGGACCTGATAGGCAGCATGACGGTGGTAGGGCTGGCCAAGAACGAGGAAGAGATCTTTTTCCCGGGGGATAAGGACAGTATAAAACTTCCCTACGGCAGTGAAAGCCTGAAACTGATCCGCCGCGTACGCGATGAGGTGCACCGCTTTGGCATCACTTTCCACCGGCAGAAGCGCAGCAAGGGCACCTTTAAAAATGAGCTGGAAGCCATTAAAGGCATAGGGGAGAATACCGCTACCCAGTTACTGAAAACCTTCCGCTCCGTAAACAAGATCAGGGGCCTTACACTGGATGAGCTGGTGAATGAGGTAGGCCAGGCCAAAGGCAAGTTGGTGTATGAGCACTTCCATCCTACTGCAACAGGATCGCAGCCGGCGGCGAATGAATAACGGGGGGCGGTTCCCCTTTAACCCACTTGTCCGCCGCCGGTCTATGTTTGTCCGTAACTGAACAATCCGCCCTTATTTCGTGATGACAAACTCGATCTCCCCAAACCCCACTGAAAATATTTCCCCGTCTTTATCCAGTACCAGGCGCCCGTCCGGCTGCACATCACGGATGGTGGCAGTAAAGTAGGTATCACCCTGCTTGTAAAGTCCCGGCTGTTGCCAGCGGAACAGCTTGCTCTTATATGCTTCCAGGATGGCCTCGAACCGAGTGGGGTGGAGCTGCTCAAACCTGCGCTGGATGCAGGCGCACAGCGTTTGGGCCAGGGCTACGGCATCCCAGTCCTTGCCGGTGATCTGCTTCAGCGATACGGGATTGGGCAGGTGGTCCGGGAAGCGGGCCTGGTTGATATTAATGCCAATGCCCACGATGGCATATTGCCAGCTTCCGCCGCGCAGCACGTTTTCAATGAGAATGCCTCCTGCCTTTCTGTCACGCCAGTACAGGTCATTGCTCCATTTGATCCCGGTCTCATCGCCGGCGTACTGGAGAAAGAAATCATAAGCGGCCAGGGCTATGGAGGCGCTGAGCATGAACTGGTGGGAAAGGGCCAGCACCTTGGGTTCCAGCAGGGTGGTCATCATCAGGTTTTCGCCGGGAGGTGAGTGCCATTGCTTGCCACGCTGGCCTTTCCCGGCGGTTTGCTCCATGGCAAACCAGGTAGTTCCGGGTGTCACCAGGCCTTCATTAAGCTGTGCCATGGCATAGTTATTGGTGCTGTCAGTGGTGTTCAATACAATAAAAGGCTGTCCGATCACAGTAGATGTTTAAAGCGTTATTTTTCAGCACGAAAAGTAGTGCTTTTTATTGTTTTTGGTGGTGGTTCACCGGTGTGAAGCGGCTGTTGTCCAAGGCATTAATAATTGTTAATATTTCATGCCTGATTTAGTAACTTTGAATATTAAAGATTATTTTTAACGAAAACGTGATTTATTGGCACCTATAACCGTTTTGAGTAAGAGAAAAAGAGCGGAAACCCGCCTGAGCAGAGATAGTGAGATTTTTACTACCATCATCAGGGCCATCCAGGATAAAAAAGGAGAAAATATCGTGTCCCTGGACCTGGGTAACATTCCGGAAGCGGTGGCCGACTTTTTTATCATCTGTGAAGCCAACTCCAGTACGCAAGTACGCGCCATTGCGGACTATGTAGAGGAAGAAATGAGCAAGATCGGCGAAGAGCCGTACAAACACGAAGGTTTTACTGCACAACAATGGATATTGGTTGACTATGTGAATGTGGTCGTTCATATTTTCCAGCCGGAAACACGCAAATTTTACAGTCTGGAAGAAATGTGGAGCGACGCAGATCGCATGGAACATGCCGGCTAGTGCCCGCATACGGCGCGCCATCCCTGGCCACCTATGTAAGCGCGTAAGGCCATTGACCTCCCTCCCTCAACACTTCAGCCCAGATTCTGTGACTATTTAACTTCAATACACCGCGCAGATATTTAATCAGCATTGCAAAAAACATCCGTAAAAGGAGCGAAAGGAATATTATGGAAAAAGGAGGCAATAACTTCATCAAAAGCCCAGACAAATCGCCAAAGAAAGGACCTAAGTTCAATATATACTGGGTTTATGCCTTTATTGGTATAGCCCTTTTGTCAATGAACCTGTGGCCGTGGGAAGGCCCCACCGAGGAGATCAGCTACAAACAGTTCATGACTGAGCTGCTCAACTCCGGCGACATCGATCACGTAAATGTGATCAACAAAGAAACCGCAGAGGTTTTCATTAAGAAAGACAAACTCAACGAGCCGAAATACAACAAGATCGCCAAAAGCCGCATCAGTGGTACTAACAATGGCCCTCATTACACCTTCGGCATCGGTAGTATTCTCACCTTCAAAGACGATATCAACGCCGCGCAGGCAAATGTGCCCGCAAAGGACCGGGTGGAGCTTCACTTCATAGACCGGAAAGGTATGCTGGAGCCCTTTGTCTCGATCGTGCTGCCCATTCTCCTGTTGATAGGGCTGTGGGTATTGCTCATGCGTAAGGTGGGCGGAGGCCCCGGAGGCGGCAGTGGCGGCCCTGGCGGTATCTTCAACATCGGTAAGTCCAAGGCCACCCTGTTTGATAAAGGCACCCGTGTGAACATCACCTTCAGTGACGTAGCCGGCCTGGACGAAGCCAAGGTAGAAGTAATGGAGATCGTGGACTTCCTGCGTAATCCTAAAAAATACACCGCCCTGGGTGGTAAAATTCCGAAAGGCGCCCTGCTGGTAGGCCCTCCCGGTACGGGTAAAACCCTGCTGGCAAAGGCCATGGCAGGTGAGGCGCAGGTACCTTTCTTCTCCATGAGCGGTTCCGACTTCGTAGAACTGTTTGTGGGCGTAGGTGCCAGCCGTGTGCGCGACCTGTTTAAACAGGCCCGTGAAAAAGCGCCCTGTATCATCTTCATTGACGAAATTGACGCTATTGGCCGTGCCCGTGGCAAGAACGTAATGATGAGCAACGATGAACGGGAAAATACGCTGAACCAGCTGCTGGTGGAAATGGACGGTTTCGGTACCGATAGCGGTATCATCATCCTGGCTGCTACCAACCGCCCGGATGTACTGGACAGCGCGCTGCTGCGCCCCGGCCGTTTTGACCGCCAGATCTCTATCGACAAGCCGGACCTGGCTGGCCGTGAGACCATCTTTGAAGTGCACCTGAAGCCCATCAAAACTTCCCCCAACCTCGATATTAAAAAGCTGGCCTCCATGACGCCCGGTTTTGCCGGCGCAGACATTGCCAACGTATGTAACGAGGCGGCCCTGATCGCTGCCCGCAAAGGCAAGAACCAGGTGGAAATGGAAGATTTCAACGATGCCATTGACCGCGTGATCGGTGGCCTGGAAAAAAAGAACAAGATCATCTCTCCCGAAGAGAAAGAAGTGATCGCCTACCACGAGGCCGGCCACGCCATCTGCGGCTGGCACCTGGAACACGCAAACCCGCT
Proteins encoded:
- a CDS encoding translation initiation factor, coding for MSKNKRTTNGIVFSTNPDFKPQHEEPEIQDTLPPAQQQLRVKLDNKQRGGKTVTLIDGFIGTPDDLEKLGKALKTKCGTGGSVKDGQILIQGDYKAKVIQWLTGWGYTKTK
- a CDS encoding diacylglycerol/lipid kinase family protein, which codes for MKKILIIINRKAGTNRQKLLDAHIARHFPENAFHVETVYLAYMGHGEDLAKDAVTRHFDIVVAVGGDGSINEIARGLRGSKTALGIIPLGSGNGLARALKIPLNIDKAMELIVTGRPRPMDVGFANEHLFLSNAGLGFDAKVAEEFRHTKHRGLYGYASQVIKSFRNYRYLPYHIEIDGKTIEEPAFLLTIANSNQFGFEFKLAADATVFDGQFDLCLVRPISFWQLAPLSFHSLMGNLEKTDFMQHYTGRTVTINSEQLECLQVDGDAVPLSNDQQVTFRLEPGALQVIVAE
- the nadC gene encoding carboxylating nicotinate-nucleotide diphosphorylase — translated: MALDPTALSAFITSALAEDIGSGDHSTLACIPASARGKAQLKIKEDGILAGMEVAEAIFRHLDASAIFTPLKKDGDTMQKGEVAFTIEASVHTLLTGERLVLNCMQRMSGIATLTHQYVQVLKPYHTRILDTRKTTPNFRLLEKEAVRIGGGTNHRMGLYDMIMLKDNHVDFAGGIPQAVARTVEYLQAHHLDLKIEVETRTLEDVKQCLATGKVDRIMLDNYTPDQLREALQLIKGQAETEASGGITLENIVTYAQTGVDYISAGAIIHHAVSLDLSLKAM
- a CDS encoding DUF4783 domain-containing protein, translating into MMKNLMYVLGALGAVLVFTAFTVSAHPKPTTEVVVSEAAGPFEQVVSAIKAGSVSGLTPYMDNTIEINISGKSNSYSKTQAEVILKDFFAKNQVKSFEIVHQGEGGGGSRFGIGNMSTAGGTYRTYFLLQKKGASMVLNELRFETK
- the gpmI gene encoding 2,3-bisphosphoglycerate-independent phosphoglycerate mutase, translating into MEKNKAILIIMDGWAQGKVAAADAVAAANTPFVDSLYKQYPHTTLVTWGEEVGLPEGQMGNSEVGHLNIGAGRIVYQELQRINVAIREGELAQNPVLQETFQYAKSNGKALHLMGLVSDGGVHSHLSHLKALVNIAKEMGITKLYIHAFTDGRDTDPKSGLGYLTDLQQHLDANGGKIASVTGRYYAMDRDKRWERVKLAYDALTKGIGTKAADAVAAVKASYAADVTDEFIKPIIITGADGAPVATIQEGDAVLCFNFRTDRCREITQALTQQDFPDFDMHTIPLFYTTMTQYDKTYKGVHVIFENDNLNNTLGEVVAQAGRSQIRIAETEKYPHVSFFFSGGREKEFEGERRLMAASPKVATYDLQPEMSAHEVTEKIVAEINAESADFIALNFANADMVGHTGIWEAAIKAVETVDACVKEVVTASLNHGYTVFLTADHGNADFMKNDDGSPNTAHTLNPVPFFIINKDFRGAVKAGKLGDIAPTILHFMGLPIPKEMTGTVLV
- the uvrC gene encoding excinuclease ABC subunit UvrC — protein: MTAAEFSKISHTIPLQPGIYKYFDENNEIIYVGKAKSLRKRVSSYFVKNHDSFKTRRLVENIHHIEFTIVNSEQDAFLLENSLIKQFQPRYNINLKDDKTYPYMVIRHENYPRVFLTRNVIKDGSEYLGPFTSVGRVRELLEVIRYNIPLRTCNLLLTPNNIQKGKFKVCLEYHLGNCKGPCEGLQTEEDYNENLSQVKNILKGNLSPVVNLFKEQMQEYAMNMEFEKAEILRKKIDSLNAYQVRSTVVNTRVGNVDVFTILSEGNAAYVNYLRVLNGTISDTKTVTLEKQLEEGDEEVLTYAIGYLRDTFKSLAREIVVPMEIEYPESQVTVTVPKGGDKKKLLELSEKNVNYFKDELYRKKILHLEGKSDMERKKVLYQLQADLELPLLPEHIECFDNSNFQGSYPVSACVVFKDGVASKKDYRHFNIKTVVGINDFASMKEVVHRRYSRLLAEQQPLPQLVIIDGGKGQLGAAMESIRALDLIGSMTVVGLAKNEEEIFFPGDKDSIKLPYGSESLKLIRRVRDEVHRFGITFHRQKRSKGTFKNELEAIKGIGENTATQLLKTFRSVNKIRGLTLDELVNEVGQAKGKLVYEHFHPTATGSQPAANE
- a CDS encoding biotin--[acetyl-CoA-carboxylase] ligase — protein: MIGQPFIVLNTTDSTNNYAMAQLNEGLVTPGTTWFAMEQTAGKGQRGKQWHSPPGENLMMTTLLEPKVLALSHQFMLSASIALAAYDFFLQYAGDETGIKWSNDLYWRDRKAGGILIENVLRGGSWQYAIVGIGININQARFPDHLPNPVSLKQITGKDWDAVALAQTLCACIQRRFEQLHPTRFEAILEAYKSKLFRWQQPGLYKQGDTYFTATIRDVQPDGRLVLDKDGEIFSVGFGEIEFVITK
- the rsfS gene encoding ribosome silencing factor; this encodes MSKRKRAETRLSRDSEIFTTIIRAIQDKKGENIVSLDLGNIPEAVADFFIICEANSSTQVRAIADYVEEEMSKIGEEPYKHEGFTAQQWILVDYVNVVVHIFQPETRKFYSLEEMWSDADRMEHAG
- the ftsH gene encoding ATP-dependent zinc metalloprotease FtsH, whose amino-acid sequence is MEKGGNNFIKSPDKSPKKGPKFNIYWVYAFIGIALLSMNLWPWEGPTEEISYKQFMTELLNSGDIDHVNVINKETAEVFIKKDKLNEPKYNKIAKSRISGTNNGPHYTFGIGSILTFKDDINAAQANVPAKDRVELHFIDRKGMLEPFVSIVLPILLLIGLWVLLMRKVGGGPGGGSGGPGGIFNIGKSKATLFDKGTRVNITFSDVAGLDEAKVEVMEIVDFLRNPKKYTALGGKIPKGALLVGPPGTGKTLLAKAMAGEAQVPFFSMSGSDFVELFVGVGASRVRDLFKQAREKAPCIIFIDEIDAIGRARGKNVMMSNDERENTLNQLLVEMDGFGTDSGIIILAATNRPDVLDSALLRPGRFDRQISIDKPDLAGRETIFEVHLKPIKTSPNLDIKKLASMTPGFAGADIANVCNEAALIAARKGKNQVEMEDFNDAIDRVIGGLEKKNKIISPEEKEVIAYHEAGHAICGWHLEHANPLVKVTIVPRGVAALGYAQYLPKEQYLYNTEQLLDDICMTLGGRAVEELVFGKISTGAQNDLQVITRMAYAMVSVYGMNDKVGNVSFYDPNNDQAFTKPYSDETARMIDEEVRILINNAYIRTKELLTSKMNEVKVLAEELLKKEVLYKDDLERLIGKRPYDVRREHKPIGDLTVDPVSPSDLINNSAPSIANEN